GAAACCCCAGTCACAAGCAGAAGCTATCTCCGCAGGTCTTTTCAGCTGGGGAGCAAAACTGGATGGTTCTCCCGTTATTCAGTTCGATGGAAATACCCATCCGTACAGCGCAGTAAAATCGAACTTCAAAGATTTCTATAAAAGCGGTTACACTTTCACCAACTCCATCGCTTTTAGCGGGGGGAACGAAAAAATTAATTACCGTTTCGGCGCTACTGACATGAAGAATGAAGCTATGCTGCCTAACTCAGGTATGCGCCGTGATAACCTGAGTCTGAACGTAAACGCTCTGCTGGGAAGGAAAATCACTTTGGTGGTCAACGCCAAGTACAGCCGTGAAAGAGTAGACAACCGTCCAAGGGTGTCCGATTCTCCCGGTAATGCGAACTTCTCCCTGTATATGCTGCCTACCAGCTTGTCTGTACTCACCCTCCGTGATCATAAACTGGATGCAAACGGCTTCGAAAGAAGATGGGAGGCAAACGAATATATTACCAACCCTTACTTTTCTGTATATGATTTCAACCAGGACGATAAACGTGATCGCTTTATCAACTCTGCCGAAATCCGCTGGGATATCCTCCCATGGCTTTATGCAAAAGGCCGTATAGGTGCAGATATGTGGTACCGCAACAACTTCGCCATCACACCTACCGGTACCGCGTACAATACCGGCGGACAAATCAACGAACAGTCCCGCCAGAACTTCTATGAAGTAAACGCCGATTTCATGCTGGGAGTAGATAAACAATTGAGCAAAGATTTCCATCTCACCGCTTTCGTTGGAGGAAACCAGATGCATAATAAAATGGATAAATTCTTCCTCACAGGAAACACATTTATCATTCCTTACTTCTATGACCAGACAAACCTGCTGACCAAAACGGTCACGAACGATATCGCCGAAAAGAAGATTAATTCTCTCTACGGGTCTGCGGAATTATCCTTCAGAAGCTGGCTGTACCTGACTGCCACCGGTCGTAACGACTGGTTTTCCACGCTGGCGCCTTCAGAAAGGAGTATCTTCTATCCGTCTGTAGGATTGAGCTTTGTACTCTCAGATGCAGTGAAGATGCCATCCTGGATCAATTATGCCAAACTGCGTACTTCCTGGGCAGAAGTGGGAGGGGATACCGATCCTTACCGGTTGTATCTGGCCTATCAGCTCCAGAATCCTTTCCTGGGAATACCTGTGGCTGACGTGAAAAAGGCGCCTGACGGCAGTTATGCAGTACCGAATTACAGCCTCAAACCTTACGTAAATGCCAGTTATGAAGCGGGATTTGAAGCACGGTTCTTCGATAACAGACTTAGTGCAGATTTCGCGTACTATACCCGCACTACCCGTAATGATATCATACAGAATACTATCTCCAATGCTTCCGGGTTTAATACTGCTTTTATCAACGTGGCAAAAGTTAAAAACTCAGGAGTGGAGTTGTTATTAACAGCAACGGCTATACGTAAAAAGAATTTTAACTGGGATATCAGTCCTAACTTCTCCTATAACAAGAGTGATGTAGCAGAGCTGGGCGCCGGAACTTCGAGTCTGTTGGTATCCAATGTCCGCACCTTTAACGTAACGATACAACAGATAGCAGGCAAGCCATATGGTCAGATAGTAGGTTATAAGTTTAAGAGAGATGACCAGGGTAATATCCTGTTTAACAGTGCCGGCAAACCTTTACAGGGTGATTATACCGCTTTTGGTACCGGCGTGGCGCCGTATGCACTGGGCCTGACCAATACCTTCACTTATAAAGCCTTCTCCCTCAGCTTCCTGATAGACAGCAAATGGGGCAATAAGATCTATTCCGGTACCAATGATTATTCCTACTATTTCGGGCTGAACAAGGCTACCCTGCAGGGCCGTGAAGGTGGCATCAACATCAAGGCACAGGATCCTAACGATCCTACCAAATATGTTACCAAAAACGTAGATGCGCAGAGCTACTACCAGAACATTGCATTCAACATCGCAGAGCCATTCATTTACAAAGGTGATTTCATCAAGTTGCGTCAGGTCATATTTACGTATGCGCTGCCAGGTTCCGTGATTGCCAAAACACCGCTCACTGCAGCTTCTATCTCCTTCGTAGCACGCAACCTCTGGATTATCTACAAAGACCTTCCAGGGATTGATCCGGAATCGAACTACACCAGTGGTGCAGGACAAGGTGCTGAAGTAATGGGATATCCGCAGGCACGTAGCTATGGACTTAACCTGAATGTAAGATTCTAAGTTTTTTATTATTAAATCAGCCGATTATGAATCGTTCCATATATATAAAATTATCCGCGTTGCTGCTGGCTGGTATACTCTGTATAACGGCTTGTACAAAGAACTTTGATAAGGTAAATACAGATCCTACCGCCGCTAAGAATGTACCTCCGGGCATATTACTCACCAAGGGACTGCTGTTTGTTTCCGGCGGTGAATATGAAGCATGGAGGGCCAATCTGATTTACTGTGGCCCGATGATTCAGCATTTTGCATCATTGAATCTTACATATGTTGGAGATAAATACCTGTATAATGATGATTATAGTGGCGCAGCATTTAACTCCTTTTATCCGAATGCAATTAAAATACTTACAGATATAATTAGTCAGACCGACACGGTACCTGCGTTGTCAAACTTTGCGGGAATAGCACGTATTTGCAGGGTGGTAGTACTGCAGCGCATTACAGATCTGTATGGTGACGTACCTTACACACAGATGGGACTAGGTTATCTGAACCAGAACTTCTATCCTGGCTATGATCAGCAGTCTGTGATCTATACCGGCCTGGCGGCTGAACTGGCGAAAGCTGCCGGTCAGCTGGATGATGCTAAAGCAAATCCCGGTACTGCGGATATCAGCAGTTATGGTGGCACCCCTTCACAGTGGAAAAAGCTGGCCTATTCCCTGATGCTGCGTGTAGGCATGAGGCTTACGAAAAAGACAGACCAGACACAGGCCAAAGCCATTGTACAGCAGGCTATTTCCGGCGGTGTGATGACAGCCAGAGAAGATGTGTTTTATATCCATCATGCAGAAGGAGATTATGATAACCCCAACAGCCATGTGATCGGTACCTATCAAAACTCCCGTGGGCAAACAGGGAAAGATAATATGTCCATCAAATATTCGAAGTCATTTATAACAATGTTGCAGACAAAGAGCGATCCACGCCTGCAGATCATCAGTGAACTGCCTAAGCCGGATTCCACTCCTGGCGGCAGCGATGTGCCTGCAGCACAGAAGGGACTTCCTAACGGTTACGATAATACGTCGGACCCTGTTTACGGCATTGCGTCTGTGGATGATCCTAACTTAGCGCACTATTCCCAGCCTAAGCAAGTACTGGCACAGGCTACTTCTCCCAATATCTTTATGACCTATTCAGAAGTAGAACTGATGTTGGCGGAAGCCGCTGCCCGTGGCTGGACGACAGGTACGCCGGCTACTTATTTTACAGAAGGCGTGAAGGCAGGCATCTGGCAATATACACTGTATTCTTCCAGCATCGTGTACGATGATGGGGCAGCTACCACGTACGCCACAGCCCAGGCAGCAGCCCTGACAGGCTCCCTGGATGCCCAGATAAAAGCCATTGCAGAGCAATATTATATCACTACACTGCTGAATGAATACGAGGCATACGCCAACTGGCGCCGCACCGGCTACCCCGTACTCGTTCCGGTGAATTATAAGAATAATGAAACCAACGGTCAGATCCCACGCCGGCTACGCTATCCGAGAGGAGAGTACAACGTGAACGGAGCGCATGTGGCAGCCGCCATTGCAGACCAGGGAGCAGATATTTTTATGACGAATATCTGGTGGGATAAACCTTAAGGTTTTTCTATTATTACCCTGGATGGCTGCACGCGCCGCAGGTATACGCCGCCATCCAGAACGCAGAAAGGACACCATAGGTGTCCTTTCTGCGTTTTATTAAGTACCAGTCGGGTAAATAAAATAAGTGGGACTAAGTGTAATCTCTACACAATTATCTGCCTAAAAAATTTTAACAAAATGTTTGTACAACAATAAAACTTTCCCTAAGTTTGAGTTAGAAAGCAGTATTAATGAAATGATTTGAGTGGCTTTCTTTTTTTTAAGGACTGTAGCTAAAACGTTTTACTACGCACCTTTAGTGACTATACCTAACAACTGACAGAACCAAAATCTAATAAAAGAAGGACATCGTATTGAGCAAAAATCAAAATCTCTGTACTATTTTTTATTTCGAATAAGCAATCATGAGTTAAGACATTACCAGTATTTTATTTGCAATGAGTAGTAGTGACATCCGGCTGCGGCAGAAGTAATACCATGCTTCTTCTTGCTGTAAACCTATGTTTTGTTGTTTCAGAACAATGAGCAACACGTTATAACGTACATGCATATACGTTTAACGTGTCAGACTATGCTTTGCATTATTGCATGCCACATTCAAAATTTTATCAACCGATTTTTCAAGCACGAAAAATAGCGGAAAGCCACTGCTATGCCCAGTGAATTCTGCACATCTATTCATCTCATCTTTTACTTAAATCAGTACTCCATGAAAAGATCGCTACGCTTACTTGCGCTTCTTTTGATGTTCACCTGCCAACTTGCTTTGGCGCAGGACAAACGGAACATCTCCGGTGTTGTCCATGATGCTAAAGGAATTCCACTCCCAGGTGTTACCATTATCGAAAAAGGAACTAAAGTAGGGACCACCACAGATGTGGAAGGTAAATTCACCCTCTCCGTTTCTACCAACGCTATCCTCCAGGTTTCTATGGTAGGATATGGCAAAACAGAAGTATCCACCGTCAGCAAACATACGCTGGATATCTCTCTTTCAGAAGACTCCAAAGGTCTCGGTGAAGTGGTGGTAACTGCCCTCGGTATCAAACAAAGCCGTAAATCACTCGGCTACGCGGTATCTACCATCAAAGCGGATGACATCACTGTTGCAGGTACTACCATTAACCCGGTGGCGGCACTTTATGGTAAAGCTTCCGGCGTAGGTATCGTTGCTGCTTCCGGTGGCCCTATGGCTGGTATCAATATCAAAATCCGCGGCGCCTCCAGCTTAACCAGCGGCGATGGCGTAAATAACAGGCCACTCATCGTAGTAGATGGTGTGGTAATCCGCGATGCACCTACCAGTATGGCTGTAAGAGGTTATGATCCTTTACACTCTGTCGATTATGGTTCAGGTATCAACGATATCAACCCGGATGATATCGCTTCTATTGATGTACTGAAAGGCGCTAAAGCAACTGCGCTCTATGGTGAAAAAGGTGCCAACGGTGTACTCATGATTACCACCAAATCCGGCGCCAACGCCAGAGGTTTCGGTGTAACGCTGTCGCACCAACGTACCACGGAAAAACCAGTCAACTATATCGATTTTCAGAATGAATATGGTTCCGGCCTTTCTCCATACGATACCTCATATAAAGTAGTGAATGGCGTAAGACAAAGACAGATCATCAGCAGCCGCTTCAGCTTTGGTCCTAAATTCAATAATGAGCCTATCCGATATTTTGACGGTACTGTACGTCCATATTCCGCTGTTCCGGATAACTTCATGAGCCTCTTCCAGAACGGTAGCTCCAACAGGACCAACGTGGCTATCGCAGGTTCCAGCGACAAAGGAAGCATGCGTTTATCCTATACCAACTATGGCTATGATGATATCCTCGAAAACTCCTGGCAGAAACAAAATACTTTCTCCTTCAATGGACAGATGAAAGCATCCAAATTTGCCACTTTCGAAGTTACTTCCAACCTCTACAGCATTACCTCCAACAACCGCCGCCCTTCTATCGACGGACTGGTAGCATGGGGTATGAACCGCGATTATCCGCTGTCGCAACTCCGCCAGTTTTATAAAGATGAAACCGGCCACAGACCAGACCTCGACGCTGTTGGGCTGCCAAACATGGTGACTAAACTGTTCGACTTCTGGTGGAATCAGTACGATAACTTCAGCACTGATAAAAAATTGCACATGATCTCGTCTGCAAAAGCTACCCTGAACTTTACAGATGATATCGCCATGGTTAACTTCGCCGGTATCGACTATACGAACACAGACTACGTGCGTAAAGACAAAGAAACAAGGATAGTACCGGAAATACAGGGTGGGTTGTATTCACAGAAACGTGATAACTATACCATCCAGACCTACCAGTCGCACTTTACCTATAATCACGATTTCGTGAATAAAAACCTCCACGTTTATGCGTTGGCAGGTGGTTCCGTACAACAGGATAATGACAACAGCGTATTCGCCAGTTCTACCGGCGGATTCCGTATTCCGGGATGGTTCTCTGTTAATAACAGTAAAACATTCCCTTCCCTGGAAGACGCAGGAAAAGCAAGAACTTCCAGCCGCGGCAGCAGAATCGTGTATTCTGTTTTCGGATCATTACAGCTGGGCTGGAAAGATAAATACTTCGTGGAAGTAACCGATCGTCAGGATTGGAACTCTACCCTGTATCCAAGTAACAACTCCTTTAACTATCCAAGTTTATCATTCACCTGGGACTTTACCAAAGATCTCAAAATTCCTGAGCTGCAATATGGTAAGTTCCGCATTGGATGGGCTGACGTAGGTAAAGGAACCAATACCAACTACTACGCTTATAAAGCCTATGAGGTAGGAAGTATCGTTGGTTACAACAATGCTGCAACTATTATCACACAACAGGATATGTTTGCCAACCAGCTGTTTTCTGAACGTAAACGCGAATACGAAGTTGGTTTTGAAGCAGGATTTTTTGAAAGAAACCGTTTGAGTGCCGATTTCTCCTTCTATACCAATAATGTATATAAGCAGATTATGGGTGTAGATCTTTCTCCGGCTACCGGCTATAATTCAATTAAAATCAATTCCGGTAATGTTAAAAACTGGGGTTATGAAATCAGTCTGAAAGGTATCCCGGTAATGACCAAAGACCTGACATGGACAGTAGGTATTAATGCTGCCAGCCAGCGTTCAAAAGTACTTAAACTTTACCCTGGTATCACCACCAACAATATTGCTGG
The Chitinophaga sp. Cy-1792 genome window above contains:
- a CDS encoding SusD/RagB family nutrient-binding outer membrane lipoprotein, with product MNRSIYIKLSALLLAGILCITACTKNFDKVNTDPTAAKNVPPGILLTKGLLFVSGGEYEAWRANLIYCGPMIQHFASLNLTYVGDKYLYNDDYSGAAFNSFYPNAIKILTDIISQTDTVPALSNFAGIARICRVVVLQRITDLYGDVPYTQMGLGYLNQNFYPGYDQQSVIYTGLAAELAKAAGQLDDAKANPGTADISSYGGTPSQWKKLAYSLMLRVGMRLTKKTDQTQAKAIVQQAISGGVMTAREDVFYIHHAEGDYDNPNSHVIGTYQNSRGQTGKDNMSIKYSKSFITMLQTKSDPRLQIISELPKPDSTPGGSDVPAAQKGLPNGYDNTSDPVYGIASVDDPNLAHYSQPKQVLAQATSPNIFMTYSEVELMLAEAAARGWTTGTPATYFTEGVKAGIWQYTLYSSSIVYDDGAATTYATAQAAALTGSLDAQIKAIAEQYYITTLLNEYEAYANWRRTGYPVLVPVNYKNNETNGQIPRRLRYPRGEYNVNGAHVAAAIADQGADIFMTNIWWDKP
- a CDS encoding SusC/RagA family TonB-linked outer membrane protein gives rise to the protein MKRSLRLLALLLMFTCQLALAQDKRNISGVVHDAKGIPLPGVTIIEKGTKVGTTTDVEGKFTLSVSTNAILQVSMVGYGKTEVSTVSKHTLDISLSEDSKGLGEVVVTALGIKQSRKSLGYAVSTIKADDITVAGTTINPVAALYGKASGVGIVAASGGPMAGINIKIRGASSLTSGDGVNNRPLIVVDGVVIRDAPTSMAVRGYDPLHSVDYGSGINDINPDDIASIDVLKGAKATALYGEKGANGVLMITTKSGANARGFGVTLSHQRTTEKPVNYIDFQNEYGSGLSPYDTSYKVVNGVRQRQIISSRFSFGPKFNNEPIRYFDGTVRPYSAVPDNFMSLFQNGSSNRTNVAIAGSSDKGSMRLSYTNYGYDDILENSWQKQNTFSFNGQMKASKFATFEVTSNLYSITSNNRRPSIDGLVAWGMNRDYPLSQLRQFYKDETGHRPDLDAVGLPNMVTKLFDFWWNQYDNFSTDKKLHMISSAKATLNFTDDIAMVNFAGIDYTNTDYVRKDKETRIVPEIQGGLYSQKRDNYTIQTYQSHFTYNHDFVNKNLHVYALAGGSVQQDNDNSVFASSTGGFRIPGWFSVNNSKTFPSLEDAGKARTSSRGSRIVYSVFGSLQLGWKDKYFVEVTDRQDWNSTLYPSNNSFNYPSLSFTWDFTKDLKIPELQYGKFRIGWADVGKGTNTNYYAYKAYEVGSIVGYNNAATIITQQDMFANQLFSERKREYEVGFEAGFFERNRLSADFSFYTNNVYKQIMGVDLSPATGYNSIKINSGNVKNWGYEISLKGIPVMTKDLTWTVGINAASQRSKVLKLYPGITTNNIAGNAGFKVIAAEGRPVNDIQMYDYKKDPNGNNIVNANGLYTLSDQLSTVGNTQTKVLGGVFSDLTYKGVSLHIGLDYKFGGKIFSYTNYYLTGLGVTKNTLAYRDEDHGGLTYYIDKTTKQNVKWTNGQPAPANAQDGRVYHDGMVLPGVKAVDDGSGKITYVNNDIITSSTAYYQTYISDLSTGWGPDRLFKNDYIKVRELSLSYAIPTRFLKPVHLQGAKITAAARNLFYIYKTLPNVDPESTLGSDIYIENSFYPSIRTYSIGVNVSF
- a CDS encoding SusC/RagA family TonB-linked outer membrane protein; its protein translation is MFKNSIHAIFLFLLLILAAPAAIAQQSIDGTVVDAATGQPLVGVVVLVKGTAKGTTTNDAGAFHLSAAPGTVLTFRYIGYVEQDVTVSGSTMAIKLAADNKNLSEVVVTALGIKKEKKALGYSVSEIKGDELTQARGTNVVASLSGKVAGLNVSMASTGPAASSRIVMRGNTSIDKNRDNQPLIVVDGIPINNSNLGSANEYGGMDAGDGMTSINPDDIATMTVLKGGTAAALYGSRASNGVILITTKSGSNRKGVGIEFSSNIVLDKPIVNTLDWQYDYGMGLNGVKPQSQAEAISAGLFSWGAKLDGSPVIQFDGNTHPYSAVKSNFKDFYKSGYTFTNSIAFSGGNEKINYRFGATDMKNEAMLPNSGMRRDNLSLNVNALLGRKITLVVNAKYSRERVDNRPRVSDSPGNANFSLYMLPTSLSVLTLRDHKLDANGFERRWEANEYITNPYFSVYDFNQDDKRDRFINSAEIRWDILPWLYAKGRIGADMWYRNNFAITPTGTAYNTGGQINEQSRQNFYEVNADFMLGVDKQLSKDFHLTAFVGGNQMHNKMDKFFLTGNTFIIPYFYDQTNLLTKTVTNDIAEKKINSLYGSAELSFRSWLYLTATGRNDWFSTLAPSERSIFYPSVGLSFVLSDAVKMPSWINYAKLRTSWAEVGGDTDPYRLYLAYQLQNPFLGIPVADVKKAPDGSYAVPNYSLKPYVNASYEAGFEARFFDNRLSADFAYYTRTTRNDIIQNTISNASGFNTAFINVAKVKNSGVELLLTATAIRKKNFNWDISPNFSYNKSDVAELGAGTSSLLVSNVRTFNVTIQQIAGKPYGQIVGYKFKRDDQGNILFNSAGKPLQGDYTAFGTGVAPYALGLTNTFTYKAFSLSFLIDSKWGNKIYSGTNDYSYYFGLNKATLQGREGGINIKAQDPNDPTKYVTKNVDAQSYYQNIAFNIAEPFIYKGDFIKLRQVIFTYALPGSVIAKTPLTAASISFVARNLWIIYKDLPGIDPESNYTSGAGQGAEVMGYPQARSYGLNLNVRF